One Opitutia bacterium DNA segment encodes these proteins:
- a CDS encoding FAD:protein FMN transferase, whose product MNATAIPPTARAAAAADGAALRLLAFSALGTTCEVQYAAPAGAAQAAAFERAVVGWVTAFEAKYSRFRPLSLVSRINAAAGRAWVDIDADMEQMLALGDALHATTGGVLDPTSLPLLRLWNWKAEHPTIPSDTQIAAALRLVGWNKVQRAPGKIYLPEPGMALDFGGFGKEYAVDIVAHLARQHGIGAALVDFGRDVCALGTPPGRIAWHLGLEDPRRPGATWGSIAVRDGRGVASSGDYVRCFHLNGRRYGHIVDPRTGWPVANGCLQVSVVAGTCLQAGVLSTAAFVLGPERGLELIARCPRAEGVLVTETARHHTRGFHAYVAS is encoded by the coding sequence ATGAACGCCACCGCCATCCCGCCGACCGCGCGCGCTGCCGCCGCTGCGGACGGAGCCGCGTTGCGTTTGCTCGCATTCTCGGCGCTCGGCACGACCTGCGAGGTGCAATACGCCGCTCCCGCCGGCGCCGCGCAGGCGGCCGCCTTCGAGCGCGCGGTGGTCGGGTGGGTGACCGCATTCGAGGCGAAGTATTCGCGCTTCCGTCCGCTGAGTCTCGTCAGCCGCATCAACGCCGCGGCCGGCCGCGCCTGGGTCGATATCGACGCCGACATGGAGCAGATGCTCGCGCTCGGCGACGCGCTCCACGCCACCACCGGCGGCGTGCTCGATCCGACGTCGCTCCCGCTGCTGCGACTTTGGAATTGGAAAGCCGAGCACCCGACGATCCCGAGCGACACGCAAATTGCGGCCGCGCTCCGGCTCGTCGGTTGGAACAAGGTGCAGCGCGCGCCGGGCAAAATCTATCTGCCTGAGCCCGGCATGGCGCTCGATTTCGGCGGCTTCGGCAAGGAATACGCGGTCGATATCGTCGCGCATCTCGCGCGCCAGCACGGCATCGGCGCGGCGCTGGTGGATTTCGGACGCGACGTCTGTGCGCTCGGCACGCCGCCCGGCCGCATCGCGTGGCACCTCGGCCTCGAGGATCCACGGCGGCCCGGCGCGACTTGGGGCAGCATCGCCGTGCGCGACGGACGCGGCGTCGCATCGTCGGGCGACTACGTGCGCTGTTTCCATCTCAACGGCCGGCGCTACGGCCACATCGTCGATCCGCGCACCGGCTGGCCGGTCGCCAACGGTTGCCTCCAAGTCAGCGTCGTTGCCGGCACCTGCCTCCAGGCCGGCGTGCTCTCGACCGCCGCCTTCGTGCTCGGGCCCGAGCGCGGCCTCGAGCTGATCGCGCGGTGCCCTCGCGCCGAGGGCGTGCTCGTCACCGAGACGGCGCGCCACCACACCCGCGGTTTCCATGCCTATGTCGCCTCGTGA
- a CDS encoding TlpA family protein disulfide reductase, giving the protein MSPRDCFRVPVRALVFVLALSALSALPARITVGAAFPALSDPELSLEGKLPPLAGQVTLVDFWASWCEPCRASFPAYARLHADYATRGLVIVGVSVDRQRAAYDAFLKRLQPPFATVRDARHRLASAVEVPAMPTCFLIGRDGRVRFVGAGFHGADTTDELRRAVEAALAEK; this is encoded by the coding sequence ATGTCGCCTCGTGATTGTTTTCGCGTTCCCGTTCGCGCGCTCGTGTTCGTGTTGGCGTTGTCGGCACTCTCCGCGTTGCCAGCGCGCATCACCGTCGGAGCGGCGTTTCCGGCGCTCAGCGACCCCGAGCTTTCTCTCGAGGGAAAACTCCCGCCGTTGGCCGGACAGGTGACGCTGGTCGACTTCTGGGCGTCGTGGTGCGAGCCGTGCCGCGCGTCCTTCCCCGCCTACGCGCGTCTGCACGCCGATTACGCCACGCGCGGACTTGTGATCGTCGGCGTGAGCGTCGACCGGCAGCGCGCGGCCTACGACGCGTTCCTGAAGCGTCTCCAACCGCCCTTCGCCACCGTGCGAGACGCCCGGCATCGACTCGCTTCCGCCGTCGAGGTGCCGGCGATGCCGACCTGCTTTCTGATCGGCCGCGACGGTCGCGTGCGGTTCGTCGGCGCGGGCTTCCACGGCGCCGATACCACCGACGAACTCCGGCGGGCGGTCGAAGCCGCGCTGGCCGAAAAATGA